The following coding sequences are from one Mycolicibacterium aichiense window:
- a CDS encoding class I SAM-dependent methyltransferase, whose protein sequence is MPGVNRIRAVQQALAMRSDPVYLEIGVSRGQAFQRISADVKFAVDPAFRLTERTRELADAKGRVTKYFETTSDAFFENETALLQEHPVDVALIDGLHTYEQVVRDVENTVRYLKDDGVIFLHDCNPPFELAGRRAESWDEFMAQQSGPLKIGIWNGDVWKAIVELRSTRSDLVVGVLKCDQGVGFVRKGTPESTLPYTPQQVAALTYADLKADRTRLLNLKPPRYLGEFLAMSPAQ, encoded by the coding sequence ATGCCAGGTGTGAACCGGATCAGGGCCGTCCAACAGGCGCTCGCCATGCGCTCCGATCCGGTCTATCTGGAGATCGGTGTCTCGCGCGGGCAGGCCTTCCAGCGGATCAGCGCCGACGTCAAGTTCGCCGTCGACCCGGCGTTCCGGCTGACCGAGCGCACCCGTGAGCTCGCCGACGCCAAGGGCCGGGTCACCAAATACTTCGAGACCACCAGCGACGCGTTCTTCGAGAACGAGACGGCACTGCTGCAGGAGCATCCGGTCGACGTCGCGCTGATCGACGGCCTGCACACCTACGAGCAGGTGGTGCGCGACGTCGAGAACACCGTGCGCTACCTCAAGGACGACGGCGTGATCTTCCTGCACGACTGCAACCCGCCGTTCGAGTTGGCGGGCCGTCGCGCGGAGTCGTGGGACGAGTTCATGGCGCAGCAGTCCGGGCCGTTGAAGATCGGCATCTGGAACGGCGACGTCTGGAAAGCGATCGTCGAGCTCCGCAGCACCCGCTCCGACCTCGTGGTCGGCGTGCTCAAATGCGACCAGGGTGTCGGATTCGTCCGCAAGGGCACACCGGAGTCGACGCTGCCGTACACCCCGCAGCAGGTCGCGGCGCTGACCTATGCCGACCTCAAGGCCGACCGCACCCGTCTGCTCAACCTCAAGCCGCCCCGGTATCTCGGCGAGTTCCTTGCCATGAGCCCCGCCCAGTAG
- a CDS encoding non-ribosomal peptide synthetase, with the protein MELNEDALPLTRAQLDIWLAQETGQSATDWQIGMLLKVEGALERDAFEWALTRAMREAEPVRAAFFEEGGKVFQRVIDYPEIDLDFYDFSGADDPEREVQETALSIQRTTMPFTGPLFKYALFETGPAEFYVFGCFHHIVIDGAGIWLLVNRVASIYSATISGDLVPPAFFGSLKDLLDCEAEYEASADFSADQEYWSHHLPADGVAGNQRSESPDDSDLGFRSAPVRLDSAVLRRVDELAHIWDIPRTAVIAAASALLVRGRCGAGAEVVFDFPVSRRVRPELKTLPGMAAGLVPLVLGTPARTSIRDFCTQVDTRMQEALQHQRFPVHALERGSQASRLAINFFPAAFTLDFGGAPASATMTNSGLAGSSGFTFSGLGEELYLNVLGSGRLFAEWDSAEVTRRLVQVLVAMTADPARSLSSIDVLDGAERDRLASWGNREGLTDQLGTPASIPTLFAAQAARVPDAVALSYGEQAWTYRRLDETSNRLANLLAARGAGPGRRVALLLPRSAEAIVAILAVLKTGATYIAIDPAVPDARMQFVLDDAAPVAAITNSDLRQRLDGRDMLIIDFSDPAVDDQPATALRGPEPDDIAYIIYTSGTTGTPKGVPIPHQNVTRLLEALAADMVLADQVWTQCHSLAFDFSVWEIWGALLYGGRVVVVPDAVVRSPEDFHALLVSERVEVLSQTPSAFYALQNADSPAAGDLSLKAVVFGGEALEPQRLRTWLQNHPGSPRMINMYGITETTVHASFREITSADTDNAVSPIGRPLANLGFFVLDGWLQPAPAGVVGELYVSGSGLAYGYVGRAGLAATRFVACPFGEPGARMYRTGDLVRWTADGELEYVGRADEQVKIRGYRIELGEIQSALGDVEGVEQAVVIAREDRPGDKRLVGYITGTADPAAVRAAVAERLPAYMVPSAVVTIGALPLTVNGKLDTRALPAPEYQDVDSYRAPGDAVEEILAGIYAQVLGLERVGVDESFFELGGDSILSMQVVARARAAGVLCRPRDVFVEQTVARLAQVAKVIDADTDLAGDGVGPVIATPIIRWLESLEAAGSPVAHFNQTVVVQAPAGTTEADVLEMLQLLLDRHAMLRLRVDRDKDGRWSLEVPEAGSVDARSRLHTVDALTDDAVLHAGTQLNPSDGVMLSAVWVTSTNRLVAIIHHLAIDGVSWRILLEDLNFAWARHRAGEPVVLPEPGTSFARWASVLAEHAYRAGVVAEADVWRKIAATPAALPQVDPFTDTMVTAGNLAAVLDIETTKALLGDVPAAFHAGVHEILLIAFALAATEFLGTGGAPISIDVEGHGRDEDLAADVDLSRTVGWFTAKYPVALEVGGLTWAQVAAGDARLGAVVKAAKEQLRAMPEGLNYGALRYLNPEVDLEAPDPVIGFNYLGRQGATSAETSGDAWQICWDGLANISPSVKPPIPLMHTLELNAGTVDTDAGPILTAQWMWAPSALNQAQVNRLSQLWFEALTGICAHVQGGGGGLTPSDIAASLTQEQIDELQRQYADS; encoded by the coding sequence ATGGAACTCAACGAGGACGCGCTTCCGCTGACGCGCGCGCAGCTGGACATCTGGCTGGCACAGGAAACGGGTCAATCCGCAACCGACTGGCAGATCGGCATGCTGTTGAAAGTCGAGGGCGCGCTGGAGCGCGACGCCTTCGAGTGGGCGCTCACGCGCGCGATGCGAGAAGCCGAACCGGTCAGGGCGGCGTTCTTCGAGGAGGGCGGCAAGGTCTTCCAGCGGGTGATCGACTACCCGGAGATCGACCTGGACTTCTACGACTTCAGCGGAGCGGACGACCCCGAGCGGGAGGTGCAGGAGACGGCGCTGTCGATCCAGCGCACGACGATGCCGTTCACCGGCCCGCTGTTCAAGTACGCGCTGTTCGAAACCGGGCCTGCCGAGTTCTATGTGTTCGGATGCTTCCATCACATCGTCATCGACGGTGCCGGAATCTGGTTGCTCGTCAACCGCGTCGCATCGATCTACTCCGCCACCATCTCCGGCGACCTCGTCCCGCCCGCGTTCTTCGGCTCGCTGAAAGACCTGCTGGACTGCGAAGCGGAATACGAGGCGTCCGCCGACTTCTCCGCCGACCAGGAGTACTGGTCGCACCACCTGCCGGCCGACGGAGTTGCAGGCAACCAGCGATCGGAGTCGCCCGACGACAGCGACCTCGGCTTCCGTTCAGCGCCTGTCCGGCTGGATTCGGCAGTGCTGCGCCGGGTCGACGAGCTGGCCCACATCTGGGACATCCCTCGCACCGCGGTCATCGCCGCGGCGAGTGCGCTTCTGGTGCGGGGCCGGTGCGGGGCGGGTGCCGAGGTGGTGTTCGACTTCCCGGTCAGCAGGCGGGTACGACCGGAGTTGAAGACGTTGCCTGGCATGGCCGCGGGACTGGTGCCGCTGGTGCTCGGCACCCCGGCGCGGACGTCGATCCGCGACTTCTGCACGCAGGTTGACACCCGCATGCAAGAAGCGCTGCAGCACCAGCGATTTCCGGTGCACGCCCTCGAACGCGGCTCACAGGCATCCCGGTTGGCGATCAACTTCTTCCCGGCCGCGTTCACGTTGGACTTCGGCGGTGCCCCCGCATCGGCCACCATGACCAACTCGGGTCTGGCCGGCAGCTCGGGATTCACCTTCTCCGGGCTGGGGGAGGAGTTGTATCTCAACGTGCTCGGCTCGGGACGTCTGTTCGCGGAGTGGGATTCCGCCGAGGTGACCAGGCGGCTGGTGCAGGTGCTGGTGGCGATGACTGCGGACCCGGCCAGAAGCCTGTCATCGATCGACGTGCTCGACGGTGCCGAACGCGACCGGCTCGCCTCCTGGGGTAATCGTGAGGGGCTCACCGATCAGCTCGGCACGCCGGCGTCGATCCCAACACTTTTCGCGGCGCAGGCGGCCCGAGTCCCCGATGCGGTGGCGCTCAGCTACGGCGAGCAGGCATGGACCTATCGCCGGCTCGACGAGACATCGAACCGGTTGGCCAACCTCCTGGCGGCGCGCGGCGCGGGCCCGGGGCGACGGGTGGCACTGTTGCTGCCGCGATCGGCCGAGGCGATCGTCGCAATCCTGGCCGTCCTGAAGACGGGCGCGACATATATCGCCATCGATCCGGCGGTTCCGGACGCGCGCATGCAATTCGTGCTCGACGATGCCGCCCCCGTCGCCGCGATCACCAATTCCGATCTGCGCCAACGCCTTGACGGACGCGACATGCTGATCATCGACTTCAGCGATCCGGCCGTCGACGATCAACCGGCGACCGCGTTGCGGGGGCCAGAGCCCGATGACATCGCGTACATCATCTACACATCGGGCACCACGGGAACCCCCAAGGGCGTACCGATACCGCACCAGAACGTCACCCGGCTGTTGGAGGCGCTGGCCGCCGACATGGTGCTGGCCGATCAGGTCTGGACCCAATGCCATTCCCTGGCATTCGATTTCTCGGTGTGGGAGATCTGGGGCGCGTTGCTGTATGGCGGCCGGGTGGTGGTGGTACCGGACGCGGTGGTCCGTTCGCCGGAAGACTTCCACGCCCTGCTGGTATCCGAGCGGGTAGAGGTGCTGAGCCAAACCCCATCGGCGTTCTACGCACTGCAGAACGCCGACTCGCCGGCGGCTGGTGACCTATCCCTCAAAGCCGTGGTGTTCGGTGGCGAAGCGCTTGAACCACAACGACTCCGAACCTGGCTGCAGAATCACCCGGGATCACCGCGGATGATCAACATGTACGGCATCACCGAGACCACGGTGCACGCGTCGTTCCGCGAGATCACTTCGGCCGACACTGACAACGCGGTCAGCCCGATCGGGCGGCCACTGGCCAACCTGGGCTTCTTCGTGCTCGACGGGTGGCTGCAGCCCGCTCCCGCAGGCGTGGTCGGCGAACTGTACGTGTCCGGCTCGGGGCTGGCCTACGGATACGTCGGCCGCGCCGGCTTGGCGGCAACCCGGTTTGTGGCATGCCCTTTCGGGGAGCCGGGCGCCCGGATGTATCGGACCGGCGACCTGGTGCGCTGGACAGCAGACGGCGAACTCGAGTACGTGGGCCGCGCCGATGAGCAGGTCAAGATCCGCGGCTACCGCATCGAACTCGGCGAAATCCAGTCCGCCCTCGGCGATGTGGAGGGCGTCGAGCAAGCGGTCGTGATCGCCCGCGAAGACCGCCCCGGCGACAAGCGATTGGTCGGCTATATCACCGGGACCGCGGACCCGGCTGCGGTGCGTGCGGCCGTGGCTGAGCGCCTTCCGGCCTACATGGTTCCATCCGCCGTCGTCACGATCGGCGCGCTGCCGCTGACGGTGAACGGAAAGCTCGACACGCGGGCACTGCCGGCGCCCGAATATCAGGATGTCGACTCCTACCGGGCCCCCGGCGACGCCGTCGAAGAGATCCTGGCGGGAATCTATGCCCAGGTTCTGGGGCTGGAGCGGGTCGGGGTGGACGAGTCGTTCTTCGAGCTGGGCGGGGACAGCATCCTCTCGATGCAGGTGGTGGCCCGGGCTCGGGCCGCGGGCGTGTTGTGCCGTCCGCGTGACGTTTTCGTCGAGCAGACGGTGGCCCGGCTGGCTCAGGTGGCCAAGGTGATCGACGCCGACACCGACCTGGCCGGCGACGGGGTGGGTCCAGTGATCGCGACGCCGATCATCCGCTGGCTGGAAAGTCTGGAAGCCGCGGGTAGTCCCGTTGCCCACTTCAACCAGACGGTGGTTGTCCAGGCGCCGGCGGGTACGACCGAAGCCGATGTGCTCGAGATGCTGCAGCTTCTGCTGGATCGACATGCAATGCTGCGACTGCGGGTCGACCGTGACAAAGATGGCCGCTGGTCCCTGGAGGTGCCCGAGGCCGGTTCGGTGGACGCACGTTCGCGCCTGCACACCGTCGACGCACTCACCGACGACGCAGTGCTTCATGCCGGAACCCAGTTGAACCCGTCGGACGGCGTCATGCTGAGCGCGGTCTGGGTGACCTCGACGAACCGGCTGGTGGCGATCATCCACCATCTGGCGATCGACGGGGTGTCGTGGCGAATTCTGTTGGAGGACCTGAACTTCGCCTGGGCCCGGCATCGCGCCGGCGAGCCGGTCGTGCTGCCCGAGCCGGGTACGTCCTTTGCTCGGTGGGCGTCGGTGCTCGCTGAGCATGCGTACCGCGCCGGTGTTGTGGCAGAGGCGGACGTGTGGCGAAAGATCGCCGCGACGCCGGCCGCATTGCCTCAGGTGGATCCCTTTACGGACACGATGGTGACCGCGGGGAACCTCGCGGCAGTGCTTGACATCGAGACCACCAAGGCGCTGCTCGGGGACGTCCCGGCAGCGTTTCATGCCGGCGTTCACGAGATCTTGTTGATCGCATTCGCTTTGGCCGCAACGGAATTCCTGGGAACCGGTGGGGCGCCGATCTCCATTGACGTCGAGGGGCATGGGCGCGACGAGGACTTGGCCGCCGACGTGGACCTGTCGCGAACAGTGGGCTGGTTCACGGCGAAATATCCGGTGGCGCTGGAAGTCGGCGGTTTGACCTGGGCTCAGGTGGCTGCCGGCGACGCGCGGCTCGGCGCGGTGGTCAAAGCGGCCAAGGAGCAGCTTCGCGCCATGCCCGAAGGCCTGAACTACGGAGCCTTGCGCTATCTCAACCCCGAGGTCGATCTGGAAGCACCCGACCCGGTGATCGGGTTCAACTATCTGGGCCGCCAGGGCGCGACGAGCGCCGAAACATCCGGGGACGCCTGGCAGATCTGCTGGGACGGCCTGGCGAACATCAGTCCGAGCGTGAAGCCGCCGATACCGTTGATGCATACCCTGGAGCTCAATGCCGGCACAGTGGACACCGACGCGGGTCCGATCCTCACCGCCCAGTGGATGTGGGCACCGTCGGCACTCAATCAGGCACAAGTAAATCGGCTGAGCCAGTTGTGGTTTGAGGCGTTGACCGGTATCTGCGCGCATGTGCAGGGCGGCGGAGGCGGGTTGACTCCGTCGGATATCGCGGCCAGCCTCACCCAGGAGCAGATCGACGAGCTTCAGCGGCAGTATGCGGATAGCTGA
- a CDS encoding glycosyltransferase, whose protein sequence is MKFVLATWGSRGDIEPTAAVGRELVRRGHEVSMAVPPDLIEFSKAAVPDTVGFGPNSRSILDAHRDYWTCFFSTPWRLRQMARARREISGPLFQGWQDMSATLMSLADGADLIFSGINFEDAAANVAEHFDIPLATLHYFPLRPNSRVLSFLPAPLSRAVVRAFWWMSWRGTKKVEDTQRRELGLPKAEHSAPRRITERGSLEIQAYDEACFPGLAGEWAQFDQQRPFVGTLTLELGADTDDEVLSWIAAGTAPIFFGFGSIPVESPADTIAMIDSACARLGTRALVGAANTDFSDAPHSERVKVVGLMNYATVFPACRAIVHHGGSSTTPIAMRAGVPQLILFWDLVHAIYGGAVKRLKVGVARRFSTVTEETLVADLSAVLAPEYVARARELATRITEPAKSAAAAADRLEDFARRGPVTR, encoded by the coding sequence ATGAAGTTCGTACTGGCAACGTGGGGGAGTCGCGGCGATATCGAACCCACCGCGGCTGTCGGCCGTGAGTTGGTGCGCCGGGGGCACGAGGTGTCCATGGCGGTGCCGCCGGATCTGATCGAATTCAGCAAGGCCGCGGTCCCGGACACGGTCGGATTCGGCCCGAATTCGCGATCGATTCTCGACGCACACCGTGATTACTGGACGTGCTTCTTCAGCACGCCGTGGCGACTGCGGCAGATGGCCAGAGCGCGCCGGGAGATCTCGGGCCCCCTTTTCCAGGGCTGGCAGGACATGAGTGCGACGCTGATGTCGCTGGCCGACGGGGCAGACCTGATCTTCAGCGGCATCAACTTCGAAGATGCCGCCGCCAACGTCGCCGAACACTTCGACATCCCGCTGGCCACCTTGCATTACTTTCCGCTGCGGCCCAATTCCCGCGTGCTGTCTTTCCTGCCTGCACCGCTGAGCCGGGCAGTGGTCCGGGCTTTCTGGTGGATGTCGTGGCGTGGGACGAAGAAGGTCGAAGACACCCAGCGTCGCGAACTGGGCTTGCCCAAGGCCGAGCACTCGGCGCCCCGGCGGATCACTGAGCGCGGGTCGCTGGAAATCCAGGCCTACGACGAGGCGTGCTTCCCCGGGCTCGCGGGCGAATGGGCACAGTTCGACCAGCAGCGGCCGTTCGTCGGCACACTGACCCTGGAGTTGGGCGCCGACACCGACGACGAGGTGCTGTCCTGGATCGCGGCGGGCACGGCACCGATTTTCTTCGGCTTCGGCAGCATTCCGGTCGAGTCGCCGGCCGACACGATCGCGATGATCGACTCAGCCTGCGCACGGCTGGGGACACGCGCGCTGGTTGGCGCGGCCAACACGGATTTCAGCGACGCCCCGCACTCCGAGCGGGTCAAGGTCGTCGGTCTGATGAACTATGCGACGGTGTTCCCGGCCTGCCGCGCGATCGTCCACCACGGGGGCTCGAGCACCACGCCCATCGCCATGCGCGCCGGAGTTCCTCAGCTGATTTTGTTCTGGGATCTCGTGCACGCGATCTACGGGGGCGCGGTCAAGCGGTTGAAGGTGGGCGTCGCCCGGCGATTCTCCACGGTGACCGAGGAGACATTGGTGGCCGACCTGAGCGCCGTTCTTGCTCCCGAGTACGTCGCCCGAGCCCGTGAACTCGCCACCAGGATCACCGAACCAGCCAAGAGCGCCGCCGCCGCCGCCGACCGTCTGGAGGATTTCGCCCGCAGAGGTCCCGTCACGCGGTGA
- a CDS encoding MbtH family protein produces the protein MSTNPFDDDEGAFFVLVNDEEQHSLWPAFADVPAGWRVVHGEADRAACLEYIEANWPDIRPKSLRDRLAGSRASD, from the coding sequence GTGAGCACCAATCCGTTCGATGACGACGAGGGCGCCTTTTTTGTGTTGGTCAACGACGAGGAACAACACAGCCTGTGGCCGGCGTTCGCCGACGTCCCTGCCGGATGGCGTGTCGTTCACGGTGAAGCCGATCGCGCTGCCTGCCTGGAATACATCGAAGCGAACTGGCCCGACATCCGACCGAAGAGTCTGCGCGATCGGTTGGCAGGAAGTCGAGCGTCTGACTAG